One Candidatus Planktophila limnetica DNA segment encodes these proteins:
- the sucB gene encoding 2-oxoglutarate dehydrogenase, E2 component, dihydrolipoamide succinyltransferase: MTFSVTMPALGESVTEGTVTRWLKAEGDHVAVDEPLLEVSTDKVDTEIPSPVAGTLQKIVVGVDQTVAVGAELAVIADGAAAPVAAPVVAEPVVAAPPVVVAPPAAPVVAAPPVVTAPPVVTAPPVVVTPPTAPVATDPDAYVTPIVRKLATELGVNLSAIQGSGVGGRIRKEDVQAAAKPSVIQSTPAAQSSPQSLAPVAASPLRGTTVTMSRLRKVIAARMVESLQVSAQLTTVIEVDVTKIARLRDRAKASFEAREGVKLTFLPFFAVAVCEALKVHPVLNSSVEGDQITYHGAEHLGIAVDTERGLLVPVIHSAGDLNMGGIARKISDLAARTRDNKVSPDELGGGTFTLTNTGSRGALFDTPIINQPQVAILGLGAIVKRPMVVRGEDGGETIAIRSMVYLGLSYDHRVVDGADAARFLVTLKERLEHGAFESDLGL; this comes from the coding sequence ATGACATTTTCAGTAACGATGCCAGCACTTGGCGAGAGCGTGACAGAAGGAACAGTCACACGCTGGCTAAAAGCCGAAGGCGATCACGTTGCTGTTGACGAACCGTTGCTAGAAGTTTCAACCGACAAAGTCGATACTGAAATTCCATCTCCCGTTGCAGGAACACTTCAAAAAATTGTAGTTGGCGTTGACCAAACAGTTGCAGTTGGCGCAGAACTCGCAGTTATTGCAGATGGCGCAGCAGCGCCTGTGGCAGCGCCAGTTGTTGCTGAACCAGTTGTTGCGGCTCCACCTGTTGTAGTTGCACCACCTGCCGCGCCAGTTGTTGCGGCTCCACCTGTTGTTACGGCTCCACCAGTTGTTACGGCTCCACCTGTTGTAGTTACACCACCTACAGCCCCAGTTGCCACAGATCCTGATGCATATGTCACTCCAATTGTTAGAAAGTTAGCAACAGAGCTTGGAGTTAACCTGTCTGCAATTCAAGGTAGCGGTGTTGGCGGACGAATCCGAAAAGAAGATGTCCAGGCAGCTGCTAAACCATCTGTAATTCAGAGCACACCTGCTGCACAATCTTCACCACAATCTTTAGCGCCAGTTGCAGCATCACCGTTGCGCGGAACCACCGTAACGATGTCGCGTCTTCGTAAAGTAATCGCAGCTCGAATGGTTGAGTCTTTACAAGTAAGTGCACAACTAACAACTGTTATTGAAGTTGATGTAACCAAGATTGCGCGTTTGCGTGATCGCGCGAAGGCTTCTTTTGAAGCTCGCGAAGGTGTCAAGCTGACATTCCTTCCATTCTTTGCAGTTGCTGTCTGCGAAGCATTGAAAGTGCACCCAGTACTCAATTCATCCGTCGAAGGCGATCAAATTACTTATCACGGCGCAGAACACCTCGGAATCGCCGTCGACACAGAACGCGGTTTATTAGTTCCAGTTATTCATAGCGCTGGAGATTTAAACATGGGCGGCATCGCTCGCAAGATTTCTGATCTAGCTGCGCGCACTCGCGATAATAAAGTTTCACCCGATGAACTCGGTGGCGGAACATTTACGCTAACAAATACCGGAAGCCGTGGAGCGCTATTTGATACGCCAATCATTAACCAACCACAAGTTGCCATTCTCGGTCTTGGCGCAATTGTGAAACGACCAATGGTTGTTCGCGGTGAAGATGGTGGCGAAACAATTGCTATTCGCTCAATGGTTTATTTGGGACTTTCATACGATCACCGCGTTGTAGATGGTGCAGATGCTGCTAGATTCTTGGTAACACTTAAAGAGCGTCTGGAACACGGTGCATTTGAATCGGACCTCGGTCTCTAA
- the lpdA gene encoding dihydrolipoyl dehydrogenase encodes MAQFDLVILGGGSGGYACALRSAQLGLSVALIEADKLGGTCLHRGCIPTKALLHSGEIADGARDANHFGVNAQFLSMDMPAVNSYKDGVIARLHKGLQGLVKSRNITYIEGHGRLISKDTVEVNGEKYTGKNVVLATGSYAKTLPGLEIDGTRIITSDHATKLEYVPKSVIVLGGGVIGCEFASVWKSFGSEVTIIEGLPHLVALEDESSSKLLERAFRKRGINFELGVRFASASVNGETVTVTLEDGKTFSADVLLVSVGRGPVSANLGYEEQGISMDRGYVLVDDKCRTNVPGVWAVGDLIPTLQLAHVGFGEGILVAEEIAGLNPRPINYDGVPRVTYSEPEVASVGLTTALAKERGYDVVELNYDLAGNGKAQILRTAGSVKLVSQKNGPVLGIHMVGSRVGELLAEAQLIFNWEASAADVAPLIHAHPTLSEAMGEAHMALAGKPLHAHG; translated from the coding sequence GTGGCTCAATTCGATCTAGTAATCCTTGGCGGTGGAAGTGGCGGATATGCATGCGCCCTTCGTAGCGCACAACTAGGTCTATCCGTAGCACTGATCGAAGCCGACAAACTTGGTGGAACGTGTTTACACCGTGGCTGCATCCCAACAAAAGCTTTATTGCACTCAGGTGAAATTGCAGATGGCGCGCGCGATGCCAACCACTTTGGTGTGAACGCGCAATTCCTTTCAATGGATATGCCTGCAGTTAACTCGTATAAAGATGGCGTAATCGCTCGATTACATAAAGGATTACAAGGTCTTGTTAAGTCAAGAAATATTACATACATCGAAGGTCACGGTCGTTTAATTTCTAAGGACACCGTCGAAGTTAATGGCGAAAAGTACACAGGAAAAAACGTTGTACTTGCAACAGGTTCGTATGCGAAAACTTTGCCTGGGCTTGAAATCGATGGCACAAGAATTATTACATCAGATCATGCGACAAAGTTGGAATACGTTCCAAAGAGTGTGATCGTCCTTGGCGGCGGCGTAATTGGTTGCGAATTTGCATCGGTGTGGAAATCATTTGGCTCTGAAGTAACAATTATCGAAGGCCTACCTCACCTGGTTGCACTCGAAGATGAATCTTCTAGCAAGCTGCTCGAACGCGCATTTAGAAAACGTGGCATTAATTTTGAACTTGGTGTTCGCTTTGCATCTGCCTCCGTTAACGGTGAGACCGTGACCGTAACGCTGGAAGATGGCAAAACTTTCAGTGCTGACGTATTACTGGTCAGTGTGGGTCGCGGACCAGTTTCTGCAAACCTTGGATATGAAGAGCAAGGTATTTCGATGGACCGAGGCTACGTACTAGTTGACGATAAGTGCCGCACAAATGTGCCAGGAGTTTGGGCAGTCGGTGACTTAATTCCGACTCTGCAACTAGCTCACGTTGGATTTGGTGAAGGAATTCTGGTTGCCGAAGAGATTGCCGGACTTAATCCTCGTCCAATTAATTACGATGGTGTCCCCCGTGTTACATACTCTGAGCCAGAAGTTGCATCCGTTGGTCTAACAACAGCTCTTGCAAAAGAGCGTGGCTACGATGTTGTTGAATTAAATTACGACTTGGCAGGAAATGGCAAGGCTCAAATTTTGCGCACAGCAGGTTCGGTTAAATTGGTTTCACAAAAAAATGGTCCAGTGCTTGGTATTCATATGGTTGGTTCTCGAGTTGGAGAATTACTCGCTGAAGCCCAATTAATTTTTAACTGGGAAGCAAGCGCCGCAGATGTTGCACCACTTATTCATGCACACCCAACACTGTCAGAAGCCATGGGAGAAGCACACATGGCACTTGCAGGTAAACCGCTTCATGCTCACGGATAA
- a CDS encoding leucyl aminopeptidase — MSTLALTDGAVTGGVIVVGLSFNPNKASALTIESGTLTLDTRTLLAQLKELGATGKHDEIIKIPGTRTKLIVFTGLGQMQKVYAHETLRRAAGAAARALAGSDEATFALPTANIEAVAAIAEGAALGAYAFDEFRGSTKSERKLPLAKIAIHSKFSKKIEAKNALKRAQIIAKYTHLVRDLINTPPSHLTPDTFTKKIAAVVKSAGGASAGLKVSVLNEKQLKSGGYGGIIGVGQGSANPPRLLHITYTPEKSLRKFAFVGKGITFDTGGLALKPAAGMEAMKSDMSGAAAVCGAILAIASLKLPVSIEAWAPLAENMVSDNATRPSDVITIYGGKTVEVLNPDAEGRLVLADALVKAQETKSLDGLVDVATLTGAQVVALGTRTSAVMTNNEAFSAQLLSAATDSGEAFWPMPLPQELRASLDSPVADLANIGERMGGMLVAGLFLKDFVKPEVPWLHLDIAGPAYNESGAHGYTPVGGTGVALRTLLRLVENSIIR; from the coding sequence ATGTCCACGTTGGCACTTACCGATGGCGCTGTAACTGGCGGAGTCATCGTCGTCGGGCTTTCGTTTAATCCAAATAAAGCATCAGCGTTAACCATTGAATCTGGCACTCTGACTCTGGACACACGCACATTGCTCGCTCAACTCAAAGAACTGGGAGCAACTGGTAAACATGATGAAATCATCAAAATACCTGGCACCCGAACAAAGTTAATCGTCTTTACTGGTTTAGGTCAGATGCAAAAAGTGTATGCCCATGAAACTCTTCGTCGCGCGGCAGGAGCTGCAGCGCGTGCTTTAGCCGGAAGTGATGAAGCCACTTTTGCACTTCCAACTGCGAATATTGAAGCCGTTGCAGCGATTGCAGAAGGTGCGGCCCTTGGCGCCTATGCCTTTGATGAATTCCGCGGCTCAACAAAATCAGAGAGAAAATTACCGCTGGCAAAGATCGCGATTCACTCCAAATTTTCTAAAAAAATTGAAGCAAAGAACGCACTTAAGCGAGCACAAATAATTGCCAAGTACACACATTTAGTTCGAGATTTAATCAACACTCCCCCATCGCATCTGACTCCAGATACTTTTACGAAGAAGATTGCAGCCGTTGTTAAATCCGCAGGCGGCGCCTCGGCCGGACTTAAAGTAAGTGTTCTCAATGAGAAGCAATTAAAAAGTGGTGGCTATGGTGGAATCATTGGTGTTGGACAAGGTTCAGCAAATCCACCACGTCTGCTTCACATCACATACACACCAGAAAAATCTCTACGAAAGTTTGCATTCGTGGGTAAAGGAATCACATTTGATACTGGCGGATTAGCGCTAAAACCTGCAGCCGGTATGGAAGCAATGAAATCTGACATGAGTGGAGCTGCTGCAGTATGCGGTGCGATACTTGCAATTGCCTCACTGAAATTGCCGGTGTCAATAGAAGCATGGGCACCCTTGGCTGAAAATATGGTCAGCGATAACGCCACTCGTCCGAGTGATGTCATCACAATTTATGGCGGTAAAACTGTTGAAGTTCTAAACCCTGATGCAGAAGGCCGACTTGTTTTGGCTGATGCACTTGTGAAGGCTCAAGAAACTAAATCATTAGATGGTCTCGTAGATGTTGCAACGCTAACTGGCGCGCAAGTGGTGGCACTTGGAACCCGAACCAGTGCGGTGATGACAAATAATGAAGCTTTCAGTGCGCAGTTACTGTCTGCTGCCACAGATAGCGGTGAAGCATTTTGGCCAATGCCACTTCCTCAAGAATTGCGCGCATCACTTGATTCACCTGTTGCCGATTTAGCGAACATCGGTGAACGTATGGGCGGGATGTTAGTTGCAGGATTGTTCTTAAAAGATTTCGTTAAGCCAGAAGTTCCATGGTTGCACCTCGATATTGCAGGTCCTGCCTATAACGAATCTGGCGCCCACGGATACACCCCTGTTGGCGGCACTGGTGTGGCACTGCGCACACTTCTGCGCTTGGTCGAGAATTCAATAATTCGGTAA
- the gcvT gene encoding glycine cleavage system aminomethyltransferase GcvT, producing the protein MKNSPLHQKHLDRQAKMADFGGWLMPIEYPATGVLAEHAAVRERVGLFDVSHLGKASVKGSGSVDFLNAILTNDLDRISDGMAQYTMLCNTEGGVIDDLIAYRNSSDDVFLVPNASNTSDVVAALQAQVTPGITITNLHSEYAVLALQGPATPEVLTSLGVASSIDYMSFTKVKIAQCDVILCRTGYTGEFGFELLPLWKDAEKVWDALVAAIAAFDGVVCGLGARDTLRTEMGYPLHGHELSLDITPVQAHASWAVGWKKEKFSGDSILRSERTNGSRRFLYGLKSLDRGIPRAGMKVKDSDGIEIGEVTSGTFSPTLKNGIALALLDSSVSLGTVVVIDVRGRQSQAEVVNLPFVQSHVK; encoded by the coding sequence GTGAAAAATTCTCCTCTCCACCAAAAACACCTGGATCGCCAAGCCAAGATGGCAGATTTCGGTGGATGGCTTATGCCCATTGAATATCCAGCCACTGGAGTACTTGCCGAACACGCAGCAGTCCGAGAACGAGTAGGTCTTTTTGATGTTTCACACTTAGGTAAAGCAAGTGTCAAAGGAAGCGGATCAGTAGATTTCCTCAACGCAATTCTTACCAATGACCTTGATCGAATATCTGATGGCATGGCTCAATACACGATGTTGTGCAATACCGAGGGCGGCGTCATTGATGATCTGATTGCCTACAGAAATTCATCCGATGATGTCTTTCTTGTTCCCAACGCATCGAATACATCAGATGTGGTTGCGGCTCTGCAAGCACAGGTAACACCCGGCATCACGATTACAAACTTACATTCAGAGTATGCGGTACTGGCACTACAAGGTCCGGCCACCCCGGAAGTTTTAACATCCCTAGGTGTAGCTTCCTCCATTGATTACATGAGTTTTACTAAGGTAAAGATTGCCCAATGCGATGTAATTTTATGTCGTACCGGATATACAGGTGAATTTGGATTCGAGTTATTGCCATTGTGGAAAGATGCTGAAAAAGTTTGGGACGCACTTGTTGCCGCAATCGCTGCCTTTGATGGAGTTGTGTGTGGTCTCGGTGCTCGCGATACCTTGAGAACTGAAATGGGATACCCACTGCATGGTCACGAGCTCTCACTTGATATCACTCCGGTTCAAGCACACGCATCATGGGCGGTGGGATGGAAGAAAGAGAAGTTTTCAGGCGATTCAATCTTGCGAAGTGAGCGCACAAATGGTTCACGCAGATTTTTATATGGCCTGAAATCTCTGGATCGAGGTATTCCTCGCGCAGGTATGAAAGTTAAAGATTCAGATGGTATTGAAATTGGTGAAGTTACCTCAGGAACATTTTCACCCACATTAAAAAATGGAATTGCCTTGGCTCTATTGGATTCTTCGGTATCACTTGGAACAGTTGTAGTAATCGACGTGCGAGGGCGGCAATCACAAGCAGAAGTAGTTAATCTTCCCTTTGTTCAATCCCACGTTAAGTAA
- a CDS encoding DUF3043 domain-containing protein, whose protein sequence is MSNTSDASSKKGRPTPKRKEAQSKRIVSSLAPASTKEEKKRAREQSRASRNASRAAYLRGEESAMPLRDRGPARRYVRNLVDARRSIGEYFLPIIFVVLLLSVFPVPALQYGAIALMYAVLLTAAIDGVFLSRKIKKEIRSRFPDSPTKGLGLYGWLRSTQMRRLRTPHPQVKPGESF, encoded by the coding sequence ATGTCTAATACTTCAGATGCATCTTCAAAAAAGGGTCGACCAACTCCTAAGCGCAAAGAAGCGCAATCAAAGCGAATAGTTTCATCCCTTGCTCCGGCATCTACTAAGGAAGAGAAAAAGCGCGCACGCGAACAGAGTCGTGCTTCTCGCAATGCATCACGGGCGGCATATTTACGCGGTGAAGAAAGTGCCATGCCTTTGCGAGATCGTGGACCTGCCCGCCGCTATGTGAGAAATCTTGTTGATGCACGTAGATCTATTGGTGAATATTTCTTACCAATTATTTTTGTTGTTCTCTTGCTTTCAGTATTCCCAGTACCAGCTCTTCAATACGGTGCGATTGCTCTGATGTATGCGGTTCTCTTAACTGCAGCCATTGATGGTGTTTTTCTCTCTCGCAAAATTAAGAAAGAAATTCGTAGCCGCTTTCCAGATTCACCAACAAAGGGTTTGGGTCTCTACGGCTGGCTGCGTTCAACTCAAATGAGGCGTCTACGTACTCCACACCCACAAGTTAAACCTGGAGAAAGTTTCTAA
- the nadA gene encoding quinolinate synthase NadA codes for MRENAPVNLSDLLLLGQGSDLASERGVSCDGQLPDASDPQLVARARAARKALGSSVLVLGHHYQRNEVIEFADITGDSFKLAQEAAKASGVENIIFCGVHFMAESADILTSDKQKVILPDLAAGCSMADMATANQVTKCWDELSSIGLAQEVIPVTYMNSSAAIKSFTGEHGGTICTSSNAEAAMKWAFTQGSKILFLPDQHLGRNTAVLSLGLSLQDCVLWNPWKPLGGLTEEQIKKAKVILWRGHCSVHGRFSIDSVNEIRTRVPGVQILVHPECTHEVVQAADRVGSTEKIIKIVEQSPAGSKWAIGTELNLVQRISQNNPDKEIYFLDKDICYCSTMNRIDLPHLVWAMESLVSGTVVNQIRVAPEVAKYSKLALERMLAL; via the coding sequence ATGAGAGAGAATGCACCTGTGAATCTAAGTGACCTATTACTACTTGGACAAGGCAGCGATCTAGCCAGCGAACGCGGCGTTTCATGCGATGGCCAATTACCTGACGCCAGTGATCCGCAATTAGTTGCTCGTGCTAGAGCTGCTCGAAAAGCACTCGGTTCAAGTGTCTTGGTTCTCGGTCATCATTATCAACGAAATGAAGTTATTGAATTTGCCGATATCACAGGAGATTCATTTAAGTTAGCGCAAGAAGCAGCCAAGGCAAGCGGTGTGGAAAACATCATTTTTTGCGGAGTTCACTTCATGGCAGAAAGTGCCGACATTCTCACTTCTGATAAACAAAAAGTGATTCTTCCCGATCTTGCGGCTGGTTGTTCCATGGCAGATATGGCTACTGCGAATCAAGTCACTAAATGTTGGGATGAACTTTCAAGTATTGGCCTGGCCCAAGAAGTAATTCCCGTGACATACATGAATTCATCTGCTGCGATTAAATCTTTTACCGGCGAACATGGTGGAACAATCTGCACATCATCTAATGCTGAAGCTGCAATGAAGTGGGCATTTACACAAGGCTCAAAAATTCTCTTTTTACCCGATCAGCACTTAGGCAGAAACACCGCCGTTCTCTCTCTTGGTTTATCACTGCAAGATTGCGTTCTTTGGAATCCATGGAAACCACTGGGTGGACTGACAGAAGAACAAATTAAGAAAGCTAAAGTAATTTTGTGGCGAGGACACTGTTCAGTTCATGGCCGCTTTTCAATCGATAGTGTCAATGAGATTCGAACTCGCGTTCCAGGAGTTCAGATTCTGGTTCATCCTGAGTGCACACATGAAGTTGTCCAAGCAGCCGATCGTGTTGGCTCGACTGAAAAAATCATCAAAATAGTTGAACAATCCCCTGCTGGTTCGAAGTGGGCTATTGGCACAGAACTCAATTTGGTTCAACGCATTTCCCAGAATAATCCAGATAAAGAAATTTACTTTCTGGATAAAGACATCTGCTACTGCTCAACCATGAATCGCATTGACTTGCCACATTTGGTGTGGGCAATGGAGTCCCTCGTATCTGGCACGGTAGTTAACCAAATTCGGGTGGCCCCTGAAGTGGCCAAATATTCAAAACTCGCCTTAGAAAGAATGCTCGCTCTATAG
- a CDS encoding HesB/IscA family protein, producing MSTETSTTTGILLSDNAAAKVAALLAQEGRDDLNLRVAVQPGGCSGLKYQLYFDDRNLEGDVVREFGNVKVITDKMSDPYLSGATIDFVDTIEKQGFTIDNPNAQGSCACGDSFN from the coding sequence ATGAGCACAGAGACAAGCACTACAACAGGAATTCTTCTATCCGATAACGCAGCAGCAAAGGTCGCTGCATTGTTGGCACAAGAAGGTCGCGATGATCTTAATCTTCGCGTTGCGGTACAGCCTGGTGGTTGCTCTGGCCTGAAGTATCAACTCTATTTCGATGATCGCAATCTCGAAGGCGACGTTGTTCGCGAATTCGGAAACGTTAAAGTAATTACAGACAAAATGAGTGACCCTTATTTATCTGGCGCGACTATTGATTTCGTGGACACAATTGAGAAGCAAGGCTTCACAATTGATAATCCAAATGCCCAGGGCTCATGCGCCTGTGGCGATTCTTTTAACTAA
- a CDS encoding carbohydrate kinase family protein has translation MRIGVAGSVGLDHLMTFSGKFTDSLVAGSLEKVSLSFLVDDLDVRRGGCAANICFGMGMLGLKPILIAAVGKDWADYDAWLSRHGVDTGHVLISKELFTAHFMVTTDTELNQIASFFPGAMSEARNIELAPIMEKTGELDLIVISPDDPEAMMRHSEVAKARGIAIAADPSQQMARMEGHEIKTLIDGAAYLFMNEYELALAIQKTGWSDAEILSRVKYRVITQGSKGARIETKGGELIKIACPKENAKLDPTGVGDSFRSGFIAGLAWGLSHERCLQLGAMLATYVIETKGTQEYRFTSEQFSERFKQAYGDSAAAEISAHLAS, from the coding sequence ATGCGAATTGGTGTAGCTGGCTCTGTCGGTCTTGATCACTTAATGACCTTCTCCGGAAAATTCACCGATTCCCTTGTTGCAGGTTCCCTTGAAAAAGTCTCTCTCTCTTTTCTAGTCGATGATCTCGATGTGCGACGTGGGGGATGTGCTGCCAACATTTGTTTTGGTATGGGAATGCTTGGGCTAAAACCAATTTTGATTGCTGCAGTTGGCAAAGATTGGGCAGATTACGACGCCTGGCTATCGCGACATGGCGTAGATACCGGACACGTGTTGATCTCCAAAGAACTTTTCACAGCGCACTTTATGGTGACAACAGATACCGAACTCAACCAGATTGCCTCCTTTTTTCCTGGCGCAATGAGTGAAGCGCGAAATATTGAGTTAGCCCCAATTATGGAAAAAACCGGCGAACTTGATTTGATTGTTATTTCACCAGATGATCCTGAAGCGATGATGCGCCACAGTGAAGTGGCAAAGGCGCGCGGTATTGCAATTGCTGCGGATCCATCACAACAAATGGCTCGCATGGAGGGTCATGAGATAAAAACTTTGATTGATGGCGCTGCATATTTGTTCATGAATGAGTATGAATTAGCGCTGGCAATTCAAAAAACTGGTTGGAGTGATGCTGAAATTTTATCTCGCGTGAAATATCGCGTAATCACACAGGGGTCAAAGGGCGCACGAATTGAAACCAAAGGCGGCGAGCTCATCAAGATTGCGTGTCCAAAAGAGAATGCCAAATTAGATCCAACGGGTGTGGGTGATTCATTTAGATCAGGTTTTATTGCTGGCCTTGCATGGGGACTTTCTCATGAAAGATGTTTACAACTTGGGGCGATGCTTGCAACCTATGTCATCGAAACCAAAGGCACGCAGGAGTATCGATTTACTTCTGAACAATTTAGCGAACGTTTCAAGCAAGCTTATGGTGATAGCGCGGCAGCAGAAATCAGCGCTCACTTAGCTTCGTAA
- a CDS encoding sulfurtransferase TusA family protein translates to MKEIDARGLRCPQPIIELSKEVTFMQAGDQVMLHSDDPATEPDLVAWSRMTGNVFDKKSKDLFVITKLSER, encoded by the coding sequence ATGAAAGAAATAGATGCCCGAGGATTGCGGTGCCCTCAACCAATTATCGAATTAAGTAAAGAAGTTACTTTCATGCAAGCTGGGGATCAAGTGATGTTGCATTCAGATGACCCTGCGACAGAACCTGATTTAGTGGCATGGTCTCGAATGACTGGCAATGTATTTGATAAAAAATCCAAAGACTTGTTTGTAATTACGAAGCTAAGTGAGCGCTGA
- a CDS encoding aminotransferase class V-fold PLP-dependent enzyme, with translation MVRVTGNFQSESPLHPKAFDVLHAAFESGWADPAKLSQPSTKARQLKNNALESIATSLSVGVDSLVPVSPTSLGYFLGIQGLLTESSTLIHGATDRKDVFAIAAKLSNQVIKSSLNGKLIPANTAVKESVLALHIANAETGVIQECDGIIASTQSERIFLDATTSGIRVPLPDQFSTALLDSKSWYGPAELGILIVKKPSQWSNPLPHLNAAHPNFDVSLPLLLASAVALENFHSEVANANTQARKFNQDLRSAFSQVADADIAGSLDSSLAHMLSVSFLNCNGEELLRTIQNDGYSVDSGSACTADDLQPSHVLAAMGVLTHGNIRITIHPGTTQDDIDGLINSVVSNVNRSRA, from the coding sequence GTGGTACGTGTCACAGGAAACTTCCAGAGTGAGAGCCCTCTTCATCCAAAGGCTTTTGATGTGCTTCACGCTGCCTTTGAGAGCGGATGGGCCGATCCGGCAAAGCTTTCTCAACCCAGCACGAAGGCTCGTCAATTAAAAAATAACGCCCTTGAATCAATAGCAACATCTCTATCAGTTGGGGTTGATTCACTTGTTCCCGTATCGCCCACCTCCCTTGGTTACTTCTTGGGCATACAAGGCCTACTTACAGAGTCTTCAACTTTGATTCATGGTGCCACGGATCGAAAAGATGTCTTCGCTATCGCAGCGAAACTTTCAAACCAAGTGATAAAAAGTTCCCTGAATGGAAAACTCATCCCTGCAAATACTGCAGTCAAAGAGTCAGTGCTTGCTTTACACATTGCTAATGCCGAAACCGGTGTGATTCAAGAGTGCGATGGGATTATCGCAAGTACTCAATCTGAGCGAATCTTTCTTGATGCAACAACGAGTGGAATTCGCGTGCCACTGCCTGATCAATTTTCAACAGCGCTTTTGGATAGTAAGTCTTGGTATGGTCCAGCCGAATTGGGAATTTTGATTGTAAAAAAACCTTCCCAGTGGAGCAATCCACTTCCCCATCTCAATGCTGCTCACCCCAATTTTGATGTTTCACTCCCCTTGCTTCTAGCCAGCGCCGTTGCGCTCGAAAATTTCCATTCAGAGGTTGCCAATGCAAACACACAGGCTCGCAAATTTAATCAAGATCTAAGAAGTGCATTTTCGCAAGTAGCAGATGCAGATATCGCTGGATCACTTGATTCAAGTCTGGCTCACATGCTCAGCGTTTCATTTCTCAATTGCAACGGTGAAGAGTTACTTCGCACAATCCAAAACGATGGATATAGCGTGGATTCAGGTTCAGCGTGCACGGCAGATGATTTGCAACCAAGCCATGTGTTAGCTGCCATGGGCGTGCTCACGCACGGCAATATCCGCATAACGATTCACCCTGGCACTACGCAAGATGACATTGATGGCTTAATCAATAGCGTTGTGAGTAACGTGAATCGATCGAGAGCATGA
- the coxB gene encoding cytochrome c oxidase subunit II: MSARNKRSLFLVWIALPATLLLTGCSKVSGLGFEEGVTSVNDESLSLWQGAWIAAGVVGVITFILIIWPAIFHRLKKDSPEFPKQSQYNIPVEILYTVIPFIIVAVLFVYTLQAQNVITAKTTGPAHEISVEGFQWSWQFGYSEAGPDAVVTGTPAQPPTLYLPQGEKIRFTITSNDVVHGFWIPAFMIQMQNLPGVTNKLEFTAKKLGTYPGRCNILCGRNHTQMLFSVKVVTPAEYESYLESLKENLV; this comes from the coding sequence ATGTCCGCACGCAACAAGCGCTCCTTATTCCTAGTATGGATAGCGCTACCAGCCACATTGCTTCTTACTGGTTGCTCGAAGGTTTCTGGACTTGGATTTGAAGAAGGAGTCACCAGTGTTAACGATGAATCCTTATCACTGTGGCAAGGCGCATGGATTGCAGCCGGTGTAGTTGGCGTAATCACTTTCATTTTAATCATATGGCCAGCGATATTTCATCGCCTAAAAAAAGATTCACCTGAGTTTCCAAAGCAATCTCAATACAACATACCTGTTGAAATTCTTTACACCGTAATCCCATTTATTATCGTTGCAGTGCTCTTTGTTTATACGTTGCAAGCACAAAATGTCATTACTGCAAAGACAACTGGCCCTGCCCATGAAATATCGGTTGAAGGTTTTCAGTGGTCTTGGCAATTTGGGTATTCAGAAGCGGGACCTGATGCTGTTGTAACCGGCACGCCCGCACAACCGCCGACGCTGTATTTGCCACAGGGTGAAAAAATTCGATTTACCATTACTTCTAATGACGTAGTCCATGGGTTTTGGATTCCAGCTTTCATGATTCAGATGCAAAATCTGCCCGGAGTAACAAATAAATTAGAATTTACGGCAAAAAAATTAGGAACCTACCCGGGACGATGCAACATTTTGTGCGGCCGCAACCACACACAGATGCTCTTTAGTGTAAAAGTTGTTACCCCGGCAGAATATGAGAGTTACTTAGAGTCTCTGAAGGAGAACTTAGTATGA